One genomic segment of Heterodontus francisci isolate sHetFra1 chromosome 25, sHetFra1.hap1, whole genome shotgun sequence includes these proteins:
- the rbm15 gene encoding RNA-binding protein 15, translating into MKEKDVSPKAGGKRGEERRGGHHQQPRKMGNNHNSINRNNKNHGNAKRTRNISGKRTNNRDYDVYPPNRTANNLSLSSASSKTSRTERQPGEYKTLKISNLGSQLSDGAIEDGLFHEFKKFGDVSVKISRDGDERVALVNFRHSEDAKAARHAKGRLVLHDRPLKIETVYPPPKGRSYSPELDGYSAPSVQGNRHRQRSLSPAGLGYREHRAQQRSSLGRQIPPPPPPPPPPQRDLERERDYAFYEGRGRAAYTLDRTTFREDEILPEDDKRANRTLFIGNLDPSVSQNDLLLAFERFGVILEVDIKRPPRGQGNSYGFLKFENLDMAHRAKIAMSGKVIGRNPIKIGYGKATPTTRLWVGGLGAWVPVAGLAREFDRFGTIRSIDYRKGDSWAYIQYESLDAAQAACTQMRGFPLGGPDRRLRVDFADTEHRYPQQYLQALPLPHFDLIGDGLLPRGAECLRGRERNSPPMHYRERDLFPGNDWHVLSVRERNRNSHEPFDHLDREVRDSWSLERGRDHILQNWDQRRKRRGPLDTRPTDCSPSNDRSRKRRCISPDRSPGNSSRDGGRHSDSDRDAKNERYSPSRDRRNSTEKVSCGKHEIKTINLIEKDKDRKHRTIECASPLRSKSKSDSSTAKASDSFREYERKLNVAWHGMLVLKNSSFSTNMHFLEGDLSVATNLLVDVSTGGKVAQLKITQRLRLDQPKLDEVTRRIKASGTNGYCVLLAVPALNTVENVEGMSSSIEQATSPQRPLRNLVSYLKQKQAAGVISLPVGGSKEKDHTGVLHAFPPCDFSQQYLQTSARALAKSEEDCLVVIIVRGTA; encoded by the coding sequence ATGAAGGAGAAAGACGTGTCGCCCAAAGCTGGCGGTAAGCGTGGGGAGGAAAGGCGAGGCGGCCATCACCAACAGCCCAGGAAAATGGGAAATAACCACAACAGCATCAACAGGAACAACAAAAACCATGGCAATGCCAAGAGGACTCGCAATATCAGTGGCAAAAGGACCAACAACAGAGATTATGATGTTTATCCTCCCAACCGGACTGCTAATAACTTGAGTCTTTCTTCTGCTTCCTCAAAGACTAGTAGAACCGAGAGACAGCCTGGTGAATACAAAACCCTGAAGATCAGCAATTTGGGTTCCCAGTTGAGTGACGGTGCCATTGAGGATGGGCTTTTCCACGAGTTTAAGAAGTTTGGGGATGTCAGTGTGAAGATATCCAGAGATGGGGATGAAAGAGTGGCTCTGGTGAATTTTAGGCATTCTGAAGATGCCAAGGCTGCCAGACATGCCAAGGGCAGGCTGGTGCTGCATGATCGCCCTCTGAAAATTGAAACAGTTTATCCTCCTCCAAAAGGAAGAAGTTACTCCCCTGAACTGGATGGGTATTCTGCACCAAGTGTCCAAGGCAACCGCCATAGGCAGAGGTCTCTGTCCCCTGCAGGCCTTGGCTACAGAGAGCACAGAGCTCAGCAGCGCAGTTCTTTGGGGCGTCAAATACCAccgccaccacctccacctccacctccccagaGAGATTTGGAAAGAGAGCGGGATTATGCCTTTTATGAAGGTCGGGGGCGAGCTGCTTAcacactcgacagaaccacatttaGGGAAGATGAAATCTTGCCGGAAGATGACAAAAGAGCTAATAGGACGTTGTTTATTGGTAACTTGGACCCTTCGGTTTCACAAAATGACCTTTTGCTTGCATTTGAACGGTTTGGAGTTATCTTGGAGGTGGATATCAAACGACCACCTCGTGGGCAGGGAAATTCTTATGGCTTCCTGAAATTTGAAAACTTGGACATGGCCCACAGAGCTAAGATTGCAATGTCGGGAAAAGTGATCGGGAGAAATCCTATAAAGATTGGATACGGGAAAGCAACCCCCACCACTCGATTGTGGGTTGGGGGATTAGGTGCCTGGGTTCCTGTAGCGGGTCTTGCAAGGGAATTTGATCGCTTTGGGACCATAAGGTCCATTGACTACAGAAAGGGAGACAGTTGGGCTTATATTCAGTATGAAAGCTTGGATGCCGCACAAGCTGCTTGTACTCAGATGCGTGGATTTCCCTTGGGTGGACCAGATCGGCGGCTAAGAGTTGACTTTGCAGATACAGAACATCGATATCCTCAACAATATCTGCAAGCCTTGCCTCTGCCTCATTTTGATTTGATTGGAGATGGCCTTCTTCCCCGTGGTGCGGAGTGCCTGAGGGGTAGGGAAAGGAATTCTCCTCCAATGCATTACAGAGAAAGGGACCTTTTTCCTGGCAATGACTGGCATGTCCTTTCTGTCCGGGAAAGAAACCGGAATAGCCATGAACCATTTGATCACCTTGATCGTGAAGTCCGGGATAGCTGGTCTCTTGAACGTGGGCGTGACCATATTTTACAAAATTGGGACCAAAGAAGAAAAAGGAGAGGCCCTCTCGACACACGCCCCACTGATTGTTCACCCAGTAATGATCGCTCCAGAAAGCGGCGTTGTATTTCACCGGATCGCAGCCCAGGTAATAGCAGCCGTGATGGTGGGCGTCACAGTGACTCAGACCGTGATGCCAAGAATGAGCGCTATTCGCCCAGTAGGGATCGCCGTAATAGCACAGAAAAAGTTTCTTGTGGTAAACATGAGATCAAAACTATAAACTTAATCGAAAAGGACAAAGACCGCAAACATAGAACTATAGAATGTGCAAGTCCTCTGAGGAGCAAATCTAAATCTGACTCGAGCACCGCCAAAGCATCTGACAGCTTCCGAGAATATGAACGCAAGTTGAATGTAGCCTGGCACGGAATGCTGGTTCTAAAGAATAGTTCTTTCTCCACGAACATGCACTTCCTCGAGGGTGATCTCAGTGTTGCAACCAACTTATTAGTGGATGTCTCAACTGGTGGAAAGGTAGCACAGTTAAAAATCACTCAGCGCTTACGACTGGATCAGCCTAAATTGGATGAGGTAACAAGACGCATCAAGGCATCAGGCACTAATGGCTATTGTGTCCTGTTGGCTGTACCAGCATTGAACACTGTGGAAAATGTGGAAGGGATGTCCTCTTCTATAGAGCAAGCCACTTCACCACAGAGACCACTGAGGAACTTGGTGTCCTATCTAAAACAAAAGCAGGCTGCTGGTGTCATCAGCCTGCCTGTTGGAGGAAGTAAAGAGAAGGACCACACTGGTGTGCTTCATGCTTTCCCTCCATGTGATTTTTCTCAACAGTATCTGCAAACCTCTGCTCGAGCCCTGGCCAAATCTGAAGAAGACTGTCTAGTTGTAATAATTGTACGTGGTACAGCTTAG